The Mauremys reevesii isolate NIE-2019 linkage group 7, ASM1616193v1, whole genome shotgun sequence genome includes the window agggacaggaggaGCAGGCCCAGGCACAGGGATACTGGCTGCCTAGCTACAGGCAACAGGGCTGGTTAGGGCAAAACCCTAGGGAAGGCTCCTAGGAGCCAGCTGGCAGCCCCTGCCACAGTGGCAAGGGAAGGGGCCTTgcagacagcagctgcaggggaaagACACCCAGGGCCCAGCTTTTGTGACTGACCAACAGACAAGAAAGCTGTCAGCCCCTAGGAGCCCTGCCACATGAAGGTTAAGGAGAATTTGCTCCTCACCCTGAAGTATTTCCAGGGGTGGAGCACTAGCTGAGCCAGGGTTGCACAATGCCAGGCTAGAAAGAGGGTGTGGCGAGCAGGCTGGTTGGTCAGGCAGACACCACAGCCTTGGAGCTAGGCATCGGCCTAAGGCAGCCCActcaggagggggtgggaacagCCTAGCAAGTTGTTTGATGGGTTCCAGGGTGAGGCTTCCCCGACACCCTGCCAACAAGCTACTCATGAGGACAGCTGGGACCTATTTCCTGTGGTACACCCAAGCCTGTAACctacctggctgcagggctcagccctgcccgCTGGCACTGATAAGCTTATCAACAATAGGCTTTGAGGGCTAGGCCAGGGCAGAGGCTTGCAGTGATCTAAGCCCTGCCTCCAATCTTAAATACTGATTTGGGGCCTGGCAACTCAGCCTCTCCAAACAAATCAGAGAGGATTCTCCCAGTGGGCACTgccccagcagccagagccaCCTCCCTGCACTCCTGTGTTGTGCTGACAGCTCTCACCTGTTTACCCTTCCCAGCTGCAGGCTGCACACTGGGTGGGCAAGGGGGAGGCTGAATGGGACAAGCACAGCAGCTTGATGGGCACTGTTAAAGGCAGAggccagagccagccagccagccctgggttcccattccagccctggcagagacccACATGGCCAGCTCCATGGGAGCACCATGCCCTGCCCCTCTGGAACCAAGAGCTCTGCCAGGGCATGAGCAGCCTGTGCAGCACCTTGAGGGCAAAGCCACCTGGCACAGCTCCCCAGTGCTGATGCATCAGTTTTCCAGGAAAGGGTGACTGTGCCACAGCACCCCACCGACAAAGCATCTTCCTTTTACAGGCAGCCCAGATGGGGAGACAGCCAAACACCAGCCTCCTTGCCAGAGGCACTCATCCCTACCCAGCAACAGCAGCTCTCCCCCTCCATCCTATACCCCAGCCAAGACACCCATCAAGCCCACAGCAAGAGTCCAGATCTGccccacagcagctgcactcttgCTAGGGACAGCCCAGATTTCCTGTCCTCCCCAGCAGGAAACTCAGTgtctgtccctgcacccccagccagccccacaagcCCTTGCCCAGGAATGACAGACCCCAGGATACCAGAATGTGGGGTTTTTATTGTGTGTCACTGATCCAGGCTTCTGATGTTTGGCCCCTGGTGAACAGTTCCCAGCAGCCcatgctcccactggctgctgccCAGAGGCTGTTGTCCCTCACTGCACAGTCTGTGCCGTCCCAGCTGGCAGGAAGGCAGCACCCTCACTTGAAGATCTTTCCCTGGTTGAAGGCTTTGCCAACGTGTTTGAATTCGCCCTCCCACGTGAAATACTCCTTGACCAGCGTCTTGCACTCCTCGCTGTCTGCATCCAGCTTCCTCCAGGTATAGGACTCGTAATCCACCTGCCAGTCAGGGCTCAGCTGGGAACAAAGGGGAGGGGGATCAGCAAGGAGCCTCCCCCACATCCCAGGCACTGCACCAAACAGGCCCAGCTGAGCATAGTCCCTCCCTTTTGCCTGCACTACAGATGTTCACACTCCTCCTATGAGGATGACTCCAACCCTTTGCTCTTGTCACTGGGCAGCTTCACAGTAGGGCATGGCCAGGCTGCCCCCCTTTGCCCAGGGACATTAGCTGGCTGCCTCAAGCGGCATTGCACCAGGAACATTACCTGTTCCCAGGCCAGGGAGCCAGCAGGCTCCAGAGATGCACAACCCTGTAGTGTGGCAGTACAGAGCTACTGGTACCTGCTCCTACTGGGTACGGACAGATTTTCCTGCACCCCCGCAGGCTGTGCAGAGACTCACCGGGAAGGCCAGCTCCTGGCCACGGAAGACCCAGATGCCGGAGATGGTGCTGTCGTTGTTGGTGCCAAAGAGGATGACACTGGAAAAAGCGTTCTTCCGCAGTTTGTCCAGGCGCTGGAACATGCCtagtgggaagaggtgggagagACATCACTGCTATGCCCCACTCCAAGCAGGAACCCTCTGTGACCCAGACCAGCCCCAGGTGCTGttcggggagctgggggttgtgtgcTGGGCTCTGACCTGTGATGAGGTTGCAGCTCATGAAGGTCTGGCTCAGCTCCTCAGGGAAGCGGTACTGCGAGTACCAAATGGACCAGCCGTCCTTGTCAAAGTGCTCCCAGAAGTAGGGCAGTGCCACCGTCAGAGTGTCCTCATTGGAGTACTTCCGCTTGAACTCATCCATGatgaaggggctgggggcagagtggctCCATCAGAGACCGGCAGGGGGCAGCTGTCCTCACCTCAGCCACCTCCCACATGGGCTGGCTCTGTCCCAGCTCCTGCCTAGCAGTGACTCCAAGGCCCCTCTTCCTGCTCAGGTGTTTGGGCTGTGGGGCCAGGACGCTGCACAACCTCAGCTCCCAGGTCAGTGAGTGAGAGCCCATGGCTAAGAGTAACAGAGGGCACTGAGGAGGGCTAgcagcatcttccccagcctacCCAGTGGTCCTAGGCTAGGACCCCAGCTCCCATGCCTCTGGCCATGCGTTCCACATCCCAGCAGGGATTATGGGCCcagacagtgcagcacaggaagcTATCCCAAGCATGCAGCAGGGCGTGGGACTGGAATGACTCCAACCCAGCAGTGCTGAGGCTCTGCCTGTCAGCATGCAGCCactgccccctggtggccaggGGAGGCAGCAGACAAGCCATAAGCAAGGGGACCCTAGCCTGAAATCTGATCCCCAAGAGAGGCTGCTTCCCTCTGCTAAGGGCCAAGGGGtagaggcagggaggggcaggactgGGCTCCCAAAGCCAACTCCTCTGTTTGCTCTGGAAAGGCCACTCTGCCCTTTCCCATCCAGAGGCCCatggagcagcaggagggggctggctgtGTCCCCACTGCCGGGCGCAAACAAGAGCTGGTGGCAGCTTGCCCAGAAGAGGCCAGAGGACAAGGGGAGCAGAGCATGGGAACTGGCCCTTCCCAGggcccagcccaccagcagcAGAGAGGAGTCTGACAGCTGctatttggggaagaggagggaacaTGACTAGTGCCATGCAACTGCCAGGATCCAGCCCCCTCTCCACACTTTCCCTGCATGAGCCCCACCAGCCAGTGAGTAGGTGAGCACCTCTTGGGCAGGTGAGCAAAAGGGTCCTTGGACTTCGGCTCAGCAGCCAGGGCCTGATCACACTCATCCAGCTCCTCCTCAGGCTCAgatttcctctcctctttcttctcctgCTTTTTCTCCTCCTTGGCAGGCTTTTCTTTCTTGGGGACATCTCTCTTTGGCTGGTTCTCAGCAAACTTCTTGGCTGCATCAAGGGGAAGAAGGAGCCCATGGGCAGGGAGCAGCCAGGACtctcccactccccatattgGAGGCCTGGCAGACCATCCTAAGACTTAGCAATGGCAGAAATCCAGCAACTGATGCCCTGACCCAGCCACTGTTAGCCCCGAACCAGGGAGACCCTGATCATAGCAGTAACAGCTCCCTGCTAGAGCTTCTGTGGTTGcatcctcccccacccagggTGGAGTAGCCTCAGAACCAGATCAGGGGCTGAGTGAAGCCTGGGAGGCCCCACAGGGAAAGAGGGCAGTAGATCAGTGTACGCAGATCCCAGCAGAATCACCCCAGAGTTAGCAAGCAGGATCCTACCACCCTTCTCCCCCTCCAAGTTGTTCTCTAGACTCACTGCAACAACAAGGCCTGCCTTTACTGGGGGCACTAGGACAGCCACACACccctcagaggggaggcagagggccAGACCCCTGCCTAGGGGGCTACTCACCATCAAACTGAGCCATCTTTTC containing:
- the EEF1G gene encoding elongation factor 1-gamma, with protein sequence MAAAGTLYTYPENWRAFKALIAAQYTGAKIKVLSTPPQFHFGQTNKTPEFLKKFPVGKVPAFEGADGFCVFESNAIAHYVSNDELRGSTKEIAAQIIQWVSFADSDIVPPASTWVFPTLGIMHYNKQATEYAKEEVKRVLGILDSHLKTQTFLVGERITLADITVVCTLLWLYKQVLEPSFRQPYSNTNRWFVTCINQPQFKAVLGEVKLCEKMAQFDAKKFAENQPKRDVPKKEKPAKEEKKQEKKEERKSEPEEELDECDQALAAEPKSKDPFAHLPKSPFIMDEFKRKYSNEDTLTVALPYFWEHFDKDGWSIWYSQYRFPEELSQTFMSCNLITGMFQRLDKLRKNAFSSVILFGTNNDSTISGIWVFRGQELAFPLSPDWQVDYESYTWRKLDADSEECKTLVKEYFTWEGEFKHVGKAFNQGKIFK